A region of Alosa alosa isolate M-15738 ecotype Scorff River chromosome 17, AALO_Geno_1.1, whole genome shotgun sequence DNA encodes the following proteins:
- the atp6v1f gene encoding V-type proton ATPase subunit F → MAGRGKLIAVIGDEDTCTGFLLGGIGELNKNRKPNFLVVEKDTSITEIEETFKSFLARNDIGIILINQFVAEMIRHAIDGHMESIPAVLEIPSKEHPYDASKDSILRRAKGMFSAEDFR, encoded by the exons ATGGCTGGTCGAGGGAAATTAATCGCTGTTATTGGCGACGAAGATACATGTACTGGGTTTCTACTTGGTGGCATTGGTGAACTTAACAAAAACCGAAAGCCTAATTTCTTGGTTGTCGAGAAGGACACCAGTATCACTGAGATAGAGGAAACGTTCAA GAGTTTCCTTGCTCGGAATGACATTGGAATTATTCTCATCAATCAATTTGTTGCGGAGATGATTCGTCACGCCATAGATGGCCACATGGAATCCATCCCGGCTGTTCTGGAGATACCTTCTAAAGAGCATCCTTATGATGCTTCCAAGGATTCCATCCTGCGCCGAGCCAAGGGAATGTTCTCTGCTGAGGACTTCCGATAA
- the lamtor4 gene encoding ragulator complex protein LAMTOR4 isoform X2, which yields MSSGELENDEHTAGVIMQMVRTACRFRLHGTPEPPFKRMSVMFEDYVYAVTVSGQKVFVVKRQNNQREPVTV from the exons ATG TCCTCGGGTGAACTTGAGAATGATGAACATACAGCAGGAGTCATCATGCAAATGGTGCGAACTGCCTGCCGTTTTCGACTCCATGGAACACCTGAGCCTCCATTCAAACGCATGTCAG TGATGTTTGAGGACTATGTTTATGCAGTAACAGTCTCCGGACAGAAAGTGTTTGTggtaaaaagacaaaacaacCAGAGAGAACCTGTGACTGTGTAG
- the lamtor4 gene encoding ragulator complex protein LAMTOR4 isoform X1: MTTALTQGLERIPDQIGYLVISEDGVLASSGELENDEHTAGVIMQMVRTACRFRLHGTPEPPFKRMSVMFEDYVYAVTVSGQKVFVVKRQNNQREPVTV, from the exons ATG acAACTGCTTTGACGCAAGGTCTTGAGAGAATACCGGATCAAATTGGATATCTAGTCATCAGCGAGGATGGAGTATTAGCT TCCTCGGGTGAACTTGAGAATGATGAACATACAGCAGGAGTCATCATGCAAATGGTGCGAACTGCCTGCCGTTTTCGACTCCATGGAACACCTGAGCCTCCATTCAAACGCATGTCAG TGATGTTTGAGGACTATGTTTATGCAGTAACAGTCTCCGGACAGAAAGTGTTTGTggtaaaaagacaaaacaacCAGAGAGAACCTGTGACTGTGTAG
- the rint1 gene encoding RAD50-interacting protein 1 translates to MAAPLEEQENCVEREMNSLSVSENTSASDDDEVTDYLMQFVEKEIGCDLKALSKVSGMLEKLKAENKALEEQVMTASSSVPLRVSAALETAEKSQSNLESLLQKERILSNTLQQHLQGAQSWADRLGQTLGQLDTIEKHLKYLQCLARIEELSDSIQQCLMTSSTWEAAGAISTMAKLDVSLQESGCSHLQAFLRETLRFWHKILKDRLTGDFEEVLTQLQWPFISPPTPSLSPPANAQELNSQLELLVSQLLALQTSDDLISEEPSSRLGFPQSIPLSLPIKIMLVPLSKRFKYHFTGNRQTNSLNKPEWYLTQVLMWMGNNSNFMEEKIQPILDHSRANINAKVELCRGLLSLAQEKLALDASRLLYDDALFCHLVDEVLQFEKELRSTHAYPSTLPGALHILLEEAVLQKWLSVERKMALEKVDAMLSAEGAWSSQYRDITDMDELKAPDCAETFMTLLLVITDRYRSLPSPRAQLSFLALQRELVDDFRIRLTQVMKEESRNPLGVRYCAILNAANYISAVLIDWGDNVFFLQLQQAAVALGDEVLGPMGATETGRLASLEGSLFEELLGLLERLRGDMMGRLLDTVMRDVREKTQTYIRDRWLSLPSQCDQATMSLSSSACPMMLCLRDHLLQLQQLLSLPLFQTFWQGLAERLDLFLYQDLILYNHFNEGGAAQLQFDMTRNLFPLFGHYCKRPENFFKQVKEACIILTLNVGPALLLRDVLREAEDELFVPESLQPSPEAALNELGVYRLPPYDVSILLGLRASWPAQ, encoded by the exons ATGGCGGCGCCCTTAGAGGAGCAAGAAAATTGCGtcgagagagagatgaacagtcTCTCAGTGTCTGAAAACACCTCTGCATCAGATGACGATGAAGTTACAGACTATTTAATGCAGTTTGTAGAAAAAGAAATTGGTTGCGACCTGAAGGCATTAAGCAAAGTTAGTGGTATGCTTGAGAAACTAAAGGCTGAAAACAAGGCTCTGGAAGAACAG GTAATGACAGCATCGAGCTCGGTGCCGCTGCGGGTGTCTGCTGCCCTTGAAACTGCAGAGAAATCTCAGTCCAACCTGGAAAGTTTACTTCAGAAAGAGAGGATACTCTCTAACACACTGCAACAACATCTTCAGGGTGCACAGAGTTGGGCAGACAGACTTGGACAAACACTCGGCCAGTTGGATACCATAGAGAAGCACCTGAAATATTTACAGTGTTTAGCCCGCATCGAAGAGCTCAG TGACAGTATTCAGCAATGTTTAATGACCAGTAGCACATGGGAAGCTGCTGGGGCCATCAGCACTATGGCTAAGTTGGACGTGAGCCTGCAGGAGTCAGGCTGTAGCCATCTGCAGGCTTTCCTCAGAGAAACACTACGATTTTGGCACAAGATTCTAAAAGACAGACTTACAGG GGACTTTGAAGAGGTTCTCACACAGTTGCAATGGCCTTTTATCTCTCCTCCaactccttccctctctccacctgctAATGCCCAGGAGCTCAATAGCCAGCTAGAACTTCTGGTATCTCAGCTCCTGGCCCTGCAAACCTC TGATGATCTAATATCAGAGGAGCCCTCCTCTCGTTTGGGCTTTCCCCAGTCTATACCCCTCTCTTTGCCCATCAAGATTATGCTGGTTCCTCTCAGTAAGCGGTTCAAGTACCACTTCACTGGGAATCGGCAAACTAACTCCCTAAACAAG CCAGAGTGGTACCTAACCCAGGTCCTCATGTGGATGGGGAACAACTCTAACTTCATGGAAGAGAAGATTCAGCCTATTCTGGATCACTCACGAGCCAACATCAATGCTAAG GTGGAGTTGTGCCGaggcctcctctctctcgctcaggaGAAGCTAGCGTTGGATGCCTCCCGGCTTCTGTATGATGATGCTCTGTTCTGCCACCTGGTGGATGAGGTGCTTCAGTTTGAAAAGGAGCTGCGCAGCACACATGCCTACCCCAGCACCTTACCTGGTGCCCTGCACATCCTGCTGGAGGAAGCTGTCTTGCAGAAGTGGCTCAGTgtagagagaaaaa TGGCACTTGAGAAAGTGGATGCCATGCTGTCAGCAGAAGGAGCTTGGAGTTCCCAATACAGAGACATCACAGACATGGATGAGTTGAAAGCTCCAGATTGTGCAGAGACCTTTATGACACTCCTGTTGGTTATTACAG ACCGTTACCGCTCCCTGCCCTCCCCTCGAGCGCAGCTCAGCTTCCTGGCGCTGCAGAGGGAGCTGGTGGATGACTTCCGTATCCGACTGACACAAGTCATGAAAGAAGAGTCTCGGAACCCACTGGGCGTACGCTACTGTGCCATCCTCAATGCTGCCAATTACATTTCTGCAGTGCTTATTGACTGGGGTGACAATGTA TTCTTCTTGCAGCTGCAGCAGGCTGCTGTGGCTCTTGGTGACGAGGTGTTGGGGCCCATGGGGGCCACAGAGACAGGCCGCCTGGCATCTCTCGAGGGCTCTCTGTTTGAAGAACTGCTGGGATTGCTGGAGCGACTCCGTGGGGATATGATGGGCCGGCTGCTGGACACGGTCATGAGAGATGTGCGGGAGAAAACCCAGACCTACATACGAGACAG ATGGCTTTCCTTGCCCTCCCAGTGTGACCAGGCAACCATGTCTTTGTCCAGTTCTGCATGTCCCATGATGCTTTGCTTGCGGGACCATTTGCTACAGCTACAGCAGCTTCTGAGTCTGCCTCTGTTTCAGACGTTCTGGCAAGGTTTGGCTGAGAGGCTGGATCTCTTCCTTTACCAAGAC CTTATATTGTACAACCATTTCAATGAGGGTGGGGCTGCACAGCTACAGTTTGACATGACCAGGAACCTGTTTCCTCTGTTTGGACACTATTGCAAGAGACCAGAAAACTTCTTCAAACA GGTGAAGGAGGCTTGCATTATCTTGACGCTGAATGTGGGCCCTGCCCTGCTACTGCGGGATGTCCTTAGAGAGGCGGAAGACGAACTGTTTGTTCCAGAGAGTCTGCAGCCCAGCCCCGAGGCTGCCCTCAACGAGCTGGGTGTGTATCGTCTGCCTCCGTATGACGTCTCCATCCTGCTGGGGCTCAGGGCATCATGGCCTGCGCAGTAA